The following are from one region of the Phormidium sp. PBR-2020 genome:
- a CDS encoding PD40 domain-containing protein: protein MALSLAISLGLGGCAGRGPEPPAALDSYYRDEQPALSGDGRLLAFVSGRDGTQSILLYDLQRQRFIDLPNLNRDDAIAESPSLSYSGRYIVYLASDRGRPEIELYDRITRRTQVLSSGYRGWVRHPRISPDGRYIVFQTGRRGQWDIEIIDRGPNIELDRQQ from the coding sequence ATCGCCCTATCCCTCGCCATCAGCTTGGGACTGGGGGGCTGTGCAGGGAGGGGACCGGAACCCCCCGCCGCCCTCGATAGCTATTACCGAGATGAGCAACCGGCCTTGAGTGGTGACGGCCGGTTGCTGGCGTTTGTCTCGGGCCGGGATGGAACCCAGAGTATCTTGTTATACGACTTACAACGGCAACGATTTATCGATTTGCCCAATCTAAATCGCGATGATGCGATCGCCGAGTCTCCCAGTTTGAGTTATAGCGGCCGCTATATTGTCTATCTGGCCAGCGATCGTGGCCGCCCCGAAATCGAACTCTACGACCGCATTACCCGCCGCACCCAAGTCCTCAGCAGTGGCTATCGGGGTTGGGTTCGTCACCCGAGAATTAGCCCCGACGGCCGCTATATCGTTTTTCAAACCGGACGGCGGGGACAATGGGATATTGAAATCATTGACCGTGGTCCCAACATAGAACTCGATCGCCAACAATAA
- the cysE gene encoding serine O-acetyltransferase gives MLRSLVADFRIIFERDPAARNWVEVLFCYPGLQALVFHRFANWLHHVGIPFFPRLISHIARFITGIEIHPGATIGQGVFIDHGMGVVIGETAILGDGCLIYQGVTLGGTGKETGKRHPTLGEGVVVGAGAKVLGNLQIGHNVRIGAGSVVLRDVPSDCTVVGVPGRVVYRSGVRVNPLEHGQLPDSEAQVIRTLVDRIQALEKHVEVLEKQGQFTYRQLEKVGAAVPPNCNLSDHTIQEFLDGSGI, from the coding sequence GTGCTACGATCGCTCGTTGCCGATTTTCGCATCATCTTTGAGCGCGACCCCGCTGCCCGCAACTGGGTGGAGGTGTTGTTCTGCTACCCCGGTTTGCAAGCACTGGTGTTCCACCGCTTCGCCAACTGGCTGCATCATGTGGGGATTCCCTTTTTCCCCCGTCTAATTTCCCATATTGCCCGCTTCATCACCGGAATTGAGATTCACCCCGGTGCCACCATTGGCCAAGGCGTGTTTATCGACCATGGGATGGGAGTCGTCATTGGTGAGACGGCCATTCTCGGCGATGGCTGTTTAATTTATCAAGGGGTCACCCTCGGCGGAACCGGCAAGGAAACCGGCAAACGTCACCCCACCCTCGGCGAGGGGGTGGTTGTCGGGGCTGGGGCCAAAGTTCTTGGGAATCTACAAATTGGCCATAATGTTCGCATTGGGGCTGGCTCGGTGGTGCTACGGGATGTCCCCTCCGACTGCACGGTGGTTGGGGTTCCTGGGCGTGTGGTGTACCGCTCTGGAGTGCGTGTTAATCCCCTCGAACATGGACAACTCCCCGACTCAGAAGCCCAGGTGATTCGTACCCTAGTTGATCGCATTCAAGCCCTAGAGAAACACGTCGAGGTGCTGGAGAAACAGGGACAATTCACCTATCGGCAATTGGAGAAAGTCGGTGCGGCCGTCCCTCCCAACTGTAACCTGAGCGATCATACCATTCAAGAATTTCTGGATGGGTCCGGGATTTAG
- a CDS encoding permease gives MKAASFWKEEKNILLAVIGIFLLCFYLPIEAIQQSERLENAFWESLYLVRWYAQEHVLLCLIPAFFIAGAIAVFISEDSVIKYLGAKANPIIAYGVASVSGSVLAVCSCTVLPLFAGIYRMGAGLGPAIAFLYSGPAINVLAVILTARILGLPLGIARAVGAIVFSLIIGVIMAWLFRHENLEQIEAQMSDDDSEGDRSLGQNALFFAVLVGILVFANWGEPESSQGLWADIYNNRWWITGGFGVALGVILNRWLNVGWGKILLVAIVTLVLAVRFPETPLAAFSFASIGLSWLTLTTPGEPQEWFTASWDNAKQILPLLLMGVFIAGALLGRPGYEALIPSDWVAQLVGGNSLQANFFASFAGSLMYFATLTEVPILQGLMGSGMGEGPALALLLAGPALSLPNLLVIRQIIGNQKTLAFLILVVMMATLSGVMYGAFFI, from the coding sequence ATGAAAGCTGCATCATTTTGGAAAGAAGAAAAAAACATCCTTCTGGCGGTCATTGGGATTTTCCTGCTTTGCTTCTACCTTCCCATCGAGGCTATTCAACAATCTGAACGATTGGAAAATGCCTTTTGGGAATCCTTGTATCTTGTGCGTTGGTACGCTCAGGAACATGTCTTACTCTGCCTAATTCCCGCCTTCTTTATCGCCGGGGCGATCGCCGTCTTTATTAGTGAAGATTCGGTGATTAAATACCTTGGGGCCAAAGCCAACCCCATCATCGCCTATGGGGTGGCCTCCGTCTCGGGGTCAGTGTTGGCCGTCTGTTCCTGTACCGTGTTGCCCCTATTTGCGGGAATTTACCGCATGGGGGCCGGATTGGGCCCGGCGATCGCCTTCCTCTATTCTGGCCCCGCCATTAACGTCTTAGCGGTCATTCTCACCGCCCGCATTTTAGGACTTCCCTTAGGCATCGCCCGGGCCGTGGGGGCGATCGTCTTTAGCCTCATCATTGGCGTGATTATGGCCTGGCTGTTTCGTCATGAAAACCTAGAACAGATTGAGGCCCAAATGAGTGATGACGACTCGGAGGGCGATCGCTCCCTGGGACAAAATGCGCTCTTCTTCGCGGTTCTCGTGGGGATTCTTGTCTTCGCCAACTGGGGAGAACCCGAAAGTAGCCAGGGACTCTGGGCGGATATTTACAACAATCGCTGGTGGATTACCGGAGGCTTCGGAGTCGCCTTAGGAGTCATTCTCAACCGCTGGTTAAACGTCGGCTGGGGTAAAATCCTACTGGTGGCGATCGTCACCTTGGTGTTAGCGGTACGATTTCCCGAAACCCCTCTGGCGGCCTTTTCTTTCGCCTCCATTGGCCTATCTTGGCTCACCCTCACCACCCCCGGCGAACCCCAAGAATGGTTTACCGCCAGTTGGGATAACGCCAAGCAAATTCTGCCCCTATTACTCATGGGAGTCTTCATCGCCGGAGCGTTACTTGGTCGTCCCGGTTACGAAGCCCTGATTCCCTCCGACTGGGTGGCTCAACTGGTGGGTGGAAACTCCCTACAAGCCAACTTTTTTGCCTCCTTTGCTGGCTCACTGATGTATTTTGCCACCCTCACCGAAGTCCCGATTTTACAGGGTCTCATGGGGAGTGGGATGGGTGAGGGGCCCGCCTTAGCCTTATTACTAGCCGGACCCGCCCTATCCCTGCCCAATCTCCTCGTCATTCGGCAAATTATCGGCAATCAGAAAACCCTGGCCTTCCTCATCCTCGTGGTGATGATGGCCACCCTCAGCGGCGTGATGTACGGGGCGTTCTTTATTTGA
- a CDS encoding chlorophyll A-B-binding protein produces MSDEQQTPQSQPDSQPQSETKSSNTPSFGWNLYAERINGRFAMIGFVALLILEVVTGQTFLSWMGLM; encoded by the coding sequence ATGTCAGACGAACAACAAACTCCCCAATCTCAGCCAGACTCTCAACCCCAGTCTGAGACGAAATCTAGCAACACCCCTAGTTTTGGCTGGAATCTCTATGCTGAGAGAATCAATGGTCGCTTTGCCATGATTGGCTTTGTGGCCTTACTGATTTTAGAAGTGGTCACGGGCCAAACCTTTTTAAGTTGGATGGGTTTGATGTAA
- a CDS encoding YggT family protein codes for MTTLTVTSWTLGILLGVMTFLMIFRIILTWYPQAELNKFPFNLIGVPTEPFLIPTRKLIPPLGGVDISPIIWVGIFSLIRELLLGQQGLITMMR; via the coding sequence ATGACGACTCTCACCGTAACCAGTTGGACCCTTGGCATTCTCCTCGGGGTCATGACCTTTCTGATGATTTTCCGCATCATCCTCACCTGGTATCCCCAAGCGGAACTCAACAAATTCCCCTTCAACCTCATCGGCGTTCCCACGGAACCCTTCCTAATCCCCACCCGCAAACTCATTCCGCCCCTAGGAGGGGTTGACATTTCCCCCATCATCTGGGTGGGAATTTTCAGCCTCATCCGAGAACTGCTGTTAGGGCAACAGGGGTTAATTACGATGATGCGGTGA
- a CDS encoding MgtC/SapB family protein, producing the protein MEWTEFTVRLCVAFLLGSAIGLERQWRQRMAGLRTNTLVATGAALFVMLSVLTPDEASPTRIAAQVVSGIGFLAGGVILREGLTVRGLNTAATIWCAAAIGTLAGSGYFSQAFVGSLAVLASNLILRPLGYRINQEPLKGSEIELCYSCSLVCLEKDEARVRALLLQSLSLGQMKLRSLHSEDIENSNGRVEVEAELVTQSREDELLEQAVSRISLEPGVIAASWRVIEQEFG; encoded by the coding sequence ATGGAATGGACAGAATTTACAGTCCGCCTTTGCGTGGCGTTTCTTTTGGGATCTGCCATCGGCTTGGAACGACAATGGCGGCAACGGATGGCGGGCCTGCGAACCAATACCCTCGTCGCCACAGGAGCGGCGTTGTTTGTGATGCTCTCGGTTCTGACTCCCGATGAGGCCAGTCCCACGCGGATTGCGGCTCAGGTGGTGTCTGGGATTGGTTTCTTGGCTGGGGGGGTCATTTTACGGGAAGGTCTGACGGTGCGTGGCTTAAACACCGCTGCGACGATTTGGTGTGCGGCCGCTATTGGCACGTTGGCGGGGTCGGGGTATTTTAGCCAAGCCTTTGTGGGGTCTTTGGCGGTGTTGGCCTCTAACCTGATTTTGCGTCCCCTGGGCTATCGCATTAATCAAGAACCGCTCAAGGGCAGTGAGATTGAACTTTGCTATAGTTGCTCCCTCGTCTGTCTAGAGAAGGATGAGGCTCGGGTGCGAGCGTTGTTACTGCAATCTCTGAGTTTGGGGCAGATGAAACTGCGATCGCTCCACAGTGAAGATATTGAGAATAGCAACGGTCGAGTGGAAGTCGAAGCAGAACTGGTCACCCAAAGCCGTGAGGATGAACTCCTCGAACAGGCGGTGAGTCGCATTAGCCTAGAACCAGGTGTCATCGCCGCCAGTTGGCGAGTGATTGAACAGGAGTTCGGTTAA
- a CDS encoding PD40 domain-containing protein, with translation MKDVKPVGIDKIAIIKRFKLLRLSLYLSLVTALSSCAAYPRLVNSPVDPGGRSLNSLAADISPAISGRYIVFVSEREQRQDIYLYDRQTQRTIALPGLNSLDTIAESPGVSADGRYIVFAGNRRGRSGIFIYDRETRQLRDLTENLDATVRNPSISANGSTVAFEANLNGQWDILVYNRNGQPLDLPTPVR, from the coding sequence ATGAAGGATGTTAAACCAGTTGGGATTGATAAAATCGCGATTATCAAGCGGTTTAAGCTATTGCGTTTATCCCTCTATCTATCCCTAGTAACAGCCCTAAGCAGTTGTGCCGCCTATCCTCGATTAGTCAATAGTCCCGTGGACCCTGGAGGGCGGAGCTTGAACTCCTTAGCCGCCGACATCTCTCCGGCAATTTCCGGGCGTTATATCGTCTTTGTCTCCGAGCGAGAACAACGGCAGGACATCTATCTCTACGACCGACAAACGCAACGAACCATCGCCCTACCCGGTCTCAACTCCCTCGATACCATCGCCGAAAGTCCGGGGGTATCCGCTGATGGTCGCTATATCGTTTTTGCCGGAAACCGTCGGGGTCGCTCAGGAATCTTTATCTATGACCGAGAAACCCGGCAATTGCGCGACCTCACCGAAAATCTCGACGCAACCGTCCGCAATCCCAGCATCAGTGCCAATGGTAGCACTGTCGCCTTTGAAGCCAATCTCAATGGCCAGTGGGATATTCTGGTCTATAACCGCAACGGACAACCCCTGGACTTGCCCACACCTGTTCGTTGA
- a CDS encoding ion transporter: MAHPRSLKFRVAKILDLAEPDDTLGKFLDLFILGLIFLNTITVALETVKPLFEAYFLQFRRFEQFTVFVFSIEYVLRLWSCTVIPKYRHPLFGRLKFIFTPLAIIDLLAILPFFLSLYIPLFSPQFRIGRTVRLIRFFRVLKLHRYTDSLSILVRVYRLKKEELLLTFFVLTVLLFMSSTLIYFAEHSAQPEAFSSIPAAIWWGTITLTTVGYGDVYPVTVLGRILGGSLAVLGIGLFALPAGILASGFSEELAARKAQNRGSDVIICPHCGQDINSPPHYRETPESGEIEVD, translated from the coding sequence ATGGCTCATCCGCGATCGCTCAAGTTTCGAGTTGCCAAGATTCTCGACCTCGCCGAGCCAGATGACACCCTCGGCAAGTTCCTGGATTTATTTATTCTGGGCTTAATTTTTCTCAATACCATTACCGTTGCCCTAGAAACCGTTAAACCCTTATTTGAAGCCTACTTTCTGCAGTTCCGCCGCTTTGAACAGTTCACCGTCTTTGTTTTCAGCATTGAGTATGTGCTGAGACTTTGGAGTTGTACGGTGATCCCCAAATATCGGCATCCCCTGTTCGGCAGACTTAAATTTATTTTCACACCCTTAGCCATTATTGATCTATTGGCTATTTTGCCCTTTTTTCTGTCCTTGTATATCCCTTTATTCTCACCGCAATTTCGCATTGGCAGAACAGTACGCCTGATTCGCTTTTTTCGAGTCCTGAAATTACATCGATATACGGATTCCTTATCAATTTTAGTCCGCGTCTATCGACTCAAAAAAGAAGAGCTATTGTTAACCTTTTTTGTCTTGACTGTTTTGTTATTTATGTCCTCGACCTTAATTTATTTTGCCGAACATTCAGCCCAGCCGGAGGCATTTTCCAGTATTCCGGCGGCCATCTGGTGGGGAACCATTACCTTAACCACGGTTGGCTATGGAGATGTTTACCCGGTGACGGTTCTGGGGCGGATTCTGGGCGGAAGCTTGGCGGTGTTGGGAATTGGCTTGTTCGCTCTCCCCGCCGGGATTTTAGCCTCAGGCTTCTCGGAAGAACTGGCGGCCCGTAAGGCTCAAAATCGAGGCAGTGATGTGATTATCTGTCCCCATTGTGGCCAGGATATCAATAGTCCCCCTCACTACCGGGAAACCCCAGAGTCTGGGGAGATTGAGGTGGATTAA
- the tatC gene encoding twin-arginine translocase subunit TatC, with product MTSPPETPQIAPKPPEQDDNYLDEAPFEVEMSIFDHLEELRQRIFYSIIAVFIAIIGCFLAVKPIVRLLEAPANGVDFIQIRPGEFFFVSIEVAGYSGLLLATPFILYQVVRFVLPGLTRREQKLIAPVVLGSSVLFLAGLVFAYVALIPAALKFFVSFGEGVVAQQWSIDEYFKTILLLLFSTGIAFQVPVLQAILGGLGIVSSQQMLSGWRYVILTAAVLGAVLTPSTDPLTQSLLGGAVAMLYFSGIGLVKAMGK from the coding sequence ATGACTTCGCCCCCAGAAACACCCCAAATTGCCCCTAAACCGCCCGAACAGGATGACAACTATCTCGATGAAGCTCCCTTCGAGGTAGAGATGTCCATCTTCGACCACCTCGAAGAACTACGACAGCGGATTTTCTATTCCATCATCGCCGTTTTCATTGCCATTATCGGCTGTTTCCTTGCCGTCAAACCCATTGTGCGGCTCCTAGAGGCCCCCGCCAATGGGGTGGATTTCATCCAAATTCGCCCAGGGGAGTTTTTCTTTGTCTCCATCGAGGTCGCAGGCTATAGCGGCCTCCTCCTAGCGACACCCTTTATCCTCTATCAAGTTGTCCGATTTGTGCTGCCGGGCCTAACCCGCCGGGAACAGAAACTCATTGCTCCGGTGGTTCTCGGCTCCAGTGTGCTGTTCTTGGCGGGGTTAGTTTTCGCCTATGTGGCTTTGATTCCGGCGGCTCTCAAGTTTTTTGTCAGCTTCGGTGAGGGAGTCGTGGCTCAGCAATGGTCCATTGATGAGTATTTCAAAACCATTCTGCTGCTGTTGTTTAGTACCGGTATTGCCTTCCAAGTTCCCGTCTTGCAAGCGATTCTCGGCGGCTTAGGGATTGTCTCCTCCCAGCAAATGCTCTCAGGCTGGCGCTATGTAATCCTGACGGCTGCTGTCTTGGGGGCGGTTTTAACGCCCTCGACAGACCCACTCACCCAAAGTTTGCTGGGTGGGGCTGTCGCCATGTTGTACTTCAGTGGCATTGGTTTGGTCAAAGCAATGGGGAAATAA
- a CDS encoding HNH endonuclease, which yields MSDGLDDKFDEQFFLELFKGKNRLDKALKKSRNTTDKIKRKHDPRQRFNRWRDSSSGKAWKLKKYEQQGKCCAICGCFIPLKYSHIDHIQPLSKAPELACTLENLQITCADCNERKGDRT from the coding sequence ATGTCTGATGGGTTAGACGATAAATTTGACGAGCAATTTTTTTTGGAACTATTTAAGGGTAAAAACCGACTCGATAAGGCTCTAAAAAAAAGCCGTAATACTACTGATAAAATCAAACGAAAGCATGACCCTCGTCAACGATTTAATCGCTGGCGGGACTCTAGTTCTGGCAAAGCTTGGAAGCTAAAAAAATACGAGCAACAAGGAAAATGCTGTGCTATTTGTGGTTGTTTTATTCCCTTGAAATACTCCCACATTGACCATATTCAGCCTCTGTCAAAAGCGCCAGAGTTAGCTTGTACGCTGGAAAATTTACAAATTACTTGTGCTGATTGTAATGAACGCAAGGGCGATCGCACTTAA
- a CDS encoding TM0996/MTH895 family glutaredoxin-like protein, which translates to MDTYKIEVLGTGCKKCHQLEANAQEAVRNLGLEAEISHITDMMEITKRGVMKTPAIVIGDRVMSQGKVPSAAEIETLING; encoded by the coding sequence ATGGATACCTACAAAATCGAAGTTCTCGGAACCGGCTGTAAAAAGTGCCATCAACTCGAAGCCAACGCCCAAGAAGCCGTTCGCAACTTAGGTCTTGAGGCGGAGATTAGCCATATTACAGACATGATGGAAATTACCAAGCGAGGGGTCATGAAAACGCCAGCCATCGTCATTGGCGATCGCGTCATGTCTCAAGGAAAAGTCCCCTCCGCTGCCGAAATTGAGACCTTAATTAACGGCTAA
- the hpnH gene encoding adenosyl-hopene transferase HpnH: MAIQIQQAVTVGKYLVEQRLKGRKKFPLVLMLEPLYRCNLACSGCGKIQHPTEILKRNLTPEQCFAAVDECGAPVVSIPGGEPLLHPQIDEIVAGLVQRKKFIYLCTNAILLEKSLTKFTPSPYLTFSVHLDGLREKHDDCVDRKGVFDIAVNAIKAAKAKGFRVTTNTTVFEGTDPKEMQEFFDFLTQLGVDGMMISPGYSYEKAPDQDNFLKREQTKALFREILAPFKAGKKNWDFNHNPLFLDFLMGDKDYECTPWGSPSYSVLGWQKPCYLLDEGHYDSFKELIETTDWSQYGRKSGNPKCADCMVHCGYEPTAAMDAMEPANVVRSLGSVFGMAR, translated from the coding sequence ATGGCTATTCAGATTCAGCAGGCTGTTACGGTGGGTAAATATCTAGTCGAGCAGCGATTAAAAGGGCGCAAAAAGTTCCCCCTAGTCTTGATGCTTGAACCGCTCTACCGCTGTAACCTAGCCTGTTCTGGCTGCGGAAAAATCCAACATCCCACGGAAATTCTCAAACGGAATCTGACCCCAGAGCAATGTTTTGCAGCAGTAGACGAATGTGGCGCTCCCGTGGTATCTATTCCCGGCGGTGAACCCCTCCTTCATCCCCAAATCGATGAGATTGTGGCGGGTTTAGTGCAACGTAAGAAATTTATTTATCTCTGCACCAATGCCATCCTCTTGGAAAAAAGCCTCACCAAATTCACCCCATCCCCCTATTTAACCTTTAGTGTGCATTTGGATGGCTTGCGGGAAAAACATGATGACTGTGTCGATCGCAAGGGCGTATTTGACATTGCCGTGAATGCCATTAAAGCTGCCAAAGCGAAAGGCTTTCGCGTCACCACCAATACCACGGTGTTTGAAGGCACTGACCCCAAAGAAATGCAGGAGTTTTTCGACTTTCTCACTCAATTGGGGGTCGATGGCATGATGATTTCTCCAGGCTATAGCTATGAAAAAGCTCCCGATCAAGATAACTTCTTGAAACGGGAACAGACCAAAGCCCTATTTCGGGAAATTCTCGCCCCCTTCAAAGCGGGTAAGAAAAACTGGGACTTCAATCACAATCCCCTGTTTTTAGACTTCCTAATGGGAGATAAAGACTACGAATGTACCCCTTGGGGCAGTCCCAGCTACAGTGTTTTAGGTTGGCAGAAGCCCTGTTATCTCCTCGATGAAGGTCATTATGACAGCTTCAAAGAGCTGATTGAAACCACCGATTGGAGTCAGTATGGCCGCAAGAGTGGCAATCCGAAATGTGCTGACTGCATGGTGCATTGTGGCTATGAACCCACGGCGGCCATGGATGCGATGGAACCGGCAAATGTGGTCCGTTCCCTCGGCAGTGTCTTCGGCATGGCCCGTTAA
- a CDS encoding photosystem II reaction center X protein: MTPSLMNFFYSLLAGGIIVVIPVVVALVFLSQQDKVSRS; this comes from the coding sequence ATGACCCCTTCTTTGATGAACTTTTTCTATAGCCTTCTGGCTGGCGGAATCATCGTGGTGATTCCGGTCGTGGTGGCCCTGGTTTTCTTGAGCCAACAAGACAAAGTATCTCGGTCTTAA
- a CDS encoding trypsin-like peptidase domain-containing protein — protein MSAFWFRYGVSSLLTAGVLTGVVAPLPQLAPQSAIAQNQDEQTNIRVYDQASPAVVAIIAGNANGSGSIITPDGLVLTNAHVVQEAAGRSVQVRLPNGEEYTADILGYDPAGQDLAALQIRDARNLPTIQIARPDSVRVGQRAFAIGSPFGLETTFTVGIISRIDPREGTIQTDAAINPGNSGGPLLNSNAEMVGVNTAIFTVGREGGNIGIGFAIPITDVQPFLAAIDQGRGAETARAGSRLPGTQPPQAVELDGTPIRGSLGPDSNILPVDNSYFNAYSFEGRAGQRVSLDLRSDEFDAYLILIDSNGNSIAQDDDGGDGTDARIVTQLPANDTYIVLANSFRGGESGRYQLTLRSQPGQTAGQTQTRMLLDEQGALRRGDPMLPGDGSLYHEYEFEGRAGQVVTINLESSEFDTYLFLFDNEGTLIDANDDISPGNTNSRLRLPLPYTGTYSVIVNSYDNTGRGRYRLTVEEN, from the coding sequence ATGAGTGCTTTCTGGTTCCGCTATGGTGTTTCGAGTCTTCTGACCGCCGGAGTCCTCACAGGAGTGGTGGCTCCCTTGCCGCAACTGGCCCCCCAATCGGCGATCGCCCAAAACCAAGACGAACAGACCAACATCCGGGTTTACGACCAAGCCAGTCCCGCCGTCGTCGCCATTATTGCCGGGAACGCCAACGGTAGCGGCAGCATTATCACCCCCGATGGTTTAGTTCTCACCAACGCCCATGTCGTCCAAGAAGCCGCCGGGCGTTCCGTTCAGGTTCGACTTCCGAATGGCGAGGAATATACCGCCGATATCTTGGGGTATGACCCCGCCGGCCAAGACCTAGCCGCCCTCCAAATTCGCGACGCTCGCAACCTTCCCACCATCCAAATTGCCCGCCCTGACTCCGTTCGCGTCGGTCAGCGGGCCTTTGCCATCGGCAGTCCCTTTGGCTTAGAAACCACTTTCACGGTAGGAATCATCAGCCGCATTGACCCTCGGGAGGGAACCATTCAAACCGATGCCGCCATCAACCCCGGCAACTCTGGCGGCCCGCTGCTGAACTCCAACGCCGAAATGGTGGGGGTCAACACGGCAATCTTCACCGTGGGCCGGGAAGGAGGCAACATTGGCATCGGCTTCGCTATTCCCATCACCGATGTTCAACCCTTTCTCGCCGCCATTGACCAAGGACGGGGGGCCGAGACGGCTCGGGCCGGAAGTCGTCTTCCGGGAACACAACCTCCGCAAGCGGTAGAACTCGATGGAACACCGATTCGCGGCAGTTTAGGACCCGACTCCAATATCTTGCCGGTCGACAACAGCTATTTCAACGCTTACAGCTTTGAAGGACGGGCCGGACAAAGGGTTTCTTTAGATCTGAGATCTGATGAGTTTGATGCCTATCTGATTCTCATCGATTCTAATGGCAATTCCATCGCCCAAGATGACGATGGGGGAGACGGAACCGATGCCCGCATTGTCACCCAACTTCCCGCCAACGACACCTATATCGTCTTGGCCAACTCCTTCCGAGGTGGAGAATCGGGTCGCTATCAACTCACCCTCAGGAGCCAACCGGGGCAGACTGCCGGACAAACTCAGACGAGGATGCTTCTCGATGAGCAGGGTGCATTACGCAGAGGCGACCCCATGCTGCCCGGAGATGGCAGTCTTTATCATGAGTATGAGTTTGAAGGACGAGCCGGACAAGTGGTCACCATTAACCTGGAAAGCTCTGAATTTGATACCTACCTCTTTCTCTTTGATAACGAGGGCACTCTAATTGATGCCAATGACGATATTAGTCCTGGTAATACCAATTCTCGCCTGAGGTTACCGTTGCCCTATACGGGGACCTATTCGGTGATTGTCAATAGCTATGACAACACCGGACGAGGACGTTATCGGTTAACGGTTGAGGAAAACTGA
- a CDS encoding LD-carboxypeptidase has protein sequence MHLRLLSPPSLQAGDTLHVIAPSGGLRERTVVEQGLQLWRDRGYHPVLTPGWDGQYGYLSGEDSQRRHQLYESFHDPQVKGILCLRGGYGATRLLENWHWGVHLPPKWLIGFSDITALLWSLSKEGVSGLHGPLLTTLAAEPHWSQDRLFKWVSGRAIAPLQGQGWGGGSCVGRLFPGNLTVATHLIGTDHEPDLTGAILAFEDTGESPYRIDRLITHWRMSGRFKHIEGIALGRFSRGEVAPGTPSFSMAEVLRDRLSDLKIPIVSDLPFGHDGVNAALPVGVVAELDGDAGTLNVTPLPDRYEITSP, from the coding sequence ATGCACCTACGTCTGTTAAGCCCCCCATCTCTCCAAGCCGGAGATACTCTTCATGTCATCGCCCCCAGTGGCGGACTACGAGAAAGGACGGTTGTTGAACAAGGCCTGCAACTGTGGCGCGATCGCGGCTATCATCCCGTTCTCACCCCCGGCTGGGATGGCCAATATGGCTATCTCTCCGGGGAAGACTCGCAACGGCGACACCAACTCTATGAGAGTTTCCATGATCCCCAGGTGAAGGGCATCCTCTGTCTTCGCGGCGGCTATGGGGCCACACGACTCTTGGAAAATTGGCATTGGGGGGTTCATCTGCCTCCCAAATGGTTAATCGGCTTTTCTGACATTACCGCCCTCCTGTGGAGTTTATCCAAGGAAGGGGTTTCTGGCCTTCATGGCCCCCTCCTAACCACTCTAGCGGCTGAGCCTCACTGGTCTCAAGACCGACTATTTAAGTGGGTATCCGGACGGGCGATCGCCCCCCTCCAAGGTCAAGGTTGGGGCGGTGGAAGCTGTGTGGGACGCTTATTCCCTGGCAATCTCACCGTGGCCACCCATCTGATTGGAACCGACCATGAACCCGACTTAACCGGGGCCATCCTCGCCTTTGAAGACACCGGCGAAAGCCCCTATCGCATTGATCGCCTGATCACCCATTGGCGGATGTCCGGTCGCTTTAAACATATTGAGGGAATTGCCCTCGGCCGGTTTAGTCGCGGGGAGGTTGCCCCAGGAACCCCCAGTTTCAGCATGGCCGAGGTGCTGCGCGATCGCCTAAGCGACCTGAAAATTCCCATCGTCTCGGATCTCCCCTTTGGTCACGATGGTGTTAACGCCGCCCTCCCAGTTGGCGTTGTGGCTGAACTAGACGGGGACGCAGGAACCCTCAACGTCACCCCCTTACCCGATCGCTACGAAATCACCTCCCCCTAA